In Gammaproteobacteria bacterium, the following are encoded in one genomic region:
- a CDS encoding DUF1302 domain-containing protein — MHRLLVLLLYLVSLGVEAATPGLDLDFEFPSSIDVPTEKNNLIKYDFGGYVKNETAYRFDEPRIYTKIRNILQLKNEVSIGKWSKFVATGWGYYDSVYDVFDEETIAARYVREEKEVLTFVELIIAGQERDQKRAELRELYLDLYIKNLDLRIGKQYVIWGVLEGMRIVDEINPMDFRELILPGLLDYRIPLWTLKADYYGENASLQLLWIPELKFHQPAVKGSEWELFQVLPSTTQPNNFDPMYSEFGVRLSTRINETDLALSYFYTWDDYPATFRIISIDDVTSVETSNELAILPTYTRMTMYGLTATREIGGDILKAEFAYVTGKYFAIEDHYEDGFLVSDGEVQRDHIRWGIGYDFSLWGADFSPSISQWMILDYSPDILSRRFDTTFNVFLRKPLQKQSAVFTLLYIRLIEFQEDYIKPKITFNLTNQFQVMFGLDLFTGNRTQFGRAFSTIDPGGLTDVEQRAQFLGNFRDNRRVFLEFKYDF, encoded by the coding sequence ATGCATAGATTATTAGTACTGCTACTTTATCTTGTTTCACTGGGTGTTGAAGCGGCAACACCTGGTTTGGATCTCGACTTTGAGTTTCCCAGCAGTATTGATGTACCGACTGAAAAAAATAATCTGATTAAATATGATTTTGGAGGCTATGTTAAAAATGAAACGGCCTATCGTTTTGACGAACCGCGTATCTACACAAAAATCAGAAATATTCTTCAGCTAAAAAATGAAGTTTCTATCGGCAAGTGGTCCAAATTCGTCGCGACCGGCTGGGGATATTATGACAGCGTGTACGATGTGTTTGACGAAGAGACTATCGCAGCGCGATATGTACGCGAAGAAAAAGAGGTTTTAACCTTTGTTGAATTGATCATTGCTGGTCAGGAAAGAGATCAAAAGAGGGCCGAGTTGCGCGAACTCTATCTCGATTTATACATCAAAAATCTCGATCTTCGCATCGGAAAGCAATATGTGATCTGGGGCGTTCTTGAAGGGATGCGTATTGTCGATGAAATTAATCCGATGGATTTTCGCGAACTAATACTTCCCGGTCTCCTTGACTATCGCATTCCGCTTTGGACCTTAAAGGCCGACTACTACGGTGAGAACGCCAGTCTGCAACTACTGTGGATTCCTGAATTGAAATTTCACCAACCCGCGGTAAAAGGTTCTGAGTGGGAGTTGTTTCAGGTTTTACCTTCCACGACGCAACCGAACAATTTTGATCCCATGTATTCGGAGTTTGGCGTACGTCTAAGTACCAGGATAAACGAGACAGACCTGGCGCTGAGTTATTTTTATACGTGGGATGACTATCCTGCAACATTTCGTATTATTTCTATCGATGATGTCACCAGCGTGGAAACCAGTAATGAGTTGGCGATTCTTCCCACCTACACCCGAATGACGATGTATGGTTTAACCGCTACGCGGGAGATTGGTGGAGATATTCTGAAGGCCGAATTTGCATATGTGACGGGGAAATATTTTGCAATCGAAGATCACTATGAAGACGGTTTTTTAGTCAGCGATGGCGAAGTTCAACGTGACCACATTCGCTGGGGTATCGGCTACGATTTTTCGCTTTGGGGAGCCGACTTTTCTCCCTCTATTTCGCAATGGATGATATTGGACTACAGTCCCGACATTCTCAGCAGACGATTCGATACCACATTTAATGTCTTTCTACGTAAACCACTGCAAAAACAATCGGCAGTCTTTACGTTGCTCTACATACGCTTAATCGAATTTCAGGAAGACTACATCAAACCAAAGATTACATTTAATCTGACAAATCAATTTCAGGTGATGTTTGGCCTTGATCTATTTACGGGTAATCGTACACAGTTCGGGCGCGCATTCTCGACAATTGATCCAGGCGGTTTGACGGATGTCGAACAACGGGCACAGTTTCTCGGAAACTTTCGCGACAATCGACGAGTGTTTCTCGAATTCAAGTACGACTTTTAG
- a CDS encoding ATP-binding cassette domain-containing protein, with the protein MINIQGLSKTYESGLQAVKNLNLEIKDGEILALLGPNGAGKSTTIRILTTLSGFDEGSVTIAGHDVDREPELVRQAIGYVAQDTGIDYFLTGRENLRLHGQMYRMTKRDIKARIEELAEYFELSRHLDTLVSAYSGGMRRKLDIATALMHRPKVLFLDEPTLGLDTKSRQNLWRYIEKLNIELGLTILLTTHYLDEADKLSSRVAIIDQGEIKALDTAETLKTAIQGDVVSMEFADESDEMQNFSWQLRQHDYVKDATWESDKYHLYVTNGAEAIPKVIQAATGAGITVKNISFARPTLDDVFIKHTGSSLQGDKEEGGEEWWHQWAGKGGGSGKWAKQWQKWQSAEEEESADNSQDWKKWQQGIGQESESNDSEQQWPQQAQWQNSKNSGEPPEWPNQGEWQAGEASPESAEMSSRPRQDDGVAQVNSTRNENDSQNWPDPSQWQGKNAAGEHASWSDKQLSDKSGEDQQWPNQQWSDDKSTEEQPWPKKGDWSNDSSDKSK; encoded by the coding sequence ATGATTAATATTCAAGGCCTGTCCAAAACCTATGAATCGGGTTTGCAGGCGGTAAAAAATCTGAATCTGGAAATAAAAGATGGCGAAATACTCGCCTTGTTAGGGCCGAATGGCGCAGGAAAAAGCACAACCATACGCATACTGACGACACTGAGTGGCTTCGACGAAGGAAGTGTCACTATAGCAGGGCACGACGTGGATCGTGAGCCAGAGCTGGTACGTCAGGCCATTGGATACGTGGCCCAGGATACCGGGATAGACTATTTTTTGACCGGACGAGAAAATCTGCGTCTACACGGTCAGATGTACCGCATGACCAAGCGCGACATCAAGGCGCGCATCGAAGAACTGGCCGAATACTTTGAGCTTAGCAGGCACCTCGATACCTTGGTATCCGCATACTCAGGCGGGATGCGACGCAAACTGGATATTGCGACCGCGCTTATGCACCGTCCCAAGGTGCTTTTCCTCGACGAGCCTACTCTAGGCCTTGATACCAAGAGCCGTCAAAACCTGTGGCGTTATATCGAGAAACTCAATATCGAGCTTGGACTCACCATATTGTTGACGACTCATTACCTCGATGAAGCAGACAAGCTTTCCTCTCGTGTCGCGATTATCGATCAAGGCGAAATCAAGGCCCTGGATACCGCTGAAACCCTCAAAACCGCGATACAGGGCGATGTGGTATCCATGGAGTTTGCCGATGAAAGCGACGAGATGCAAAACTTCAGTTGGCAATTGCGCCAACACGATTATGTAAAAGACGCCACCTGGGAATCAGACAAATACCATTTATATGTCACTAATGGTGCCGAGGCCATACCCAAGGTAATTCAGGCCGCAACCGGGGCCGGGATCACGGTTAAAAATATCAGCTTCGCTCGTCCAACCCTCGACGATGTGTTTATCAAACATACCGGCAGTAGTCTGCAGGGGGACAAAGAAGAAGGCGGCGAAGAGTGGTGGCACCAGTGGGCTGGAAAAGGCGGTGGTAGCGGCAAGTGGGCCAAGCAATGGCAAAAGTGGCAGAGCGCAGAGGAAGAGGAAAGCGCTGACAATAGCCAGGATTGGAAGAAGTGGCAGCAGGGCATCGGTCAGGAAAGTGAATCGAACGATAGCGAGCAACAGTGGCCCCAACAAGCGCAATGGCAGAATTCGAAGAATTCGGGCGAGCCTCCGGAGTGGCCAAATCAAGGAGAGTGGCAAGCTGGTGAAGCAAGCCCCGAGAGTGCAGAGATGTCCTCAAGGCCTCGGCAAGACGACGGAGTTGCTCAGGTAAACAGCACAAGAAATGAAAACGATTCGCAAAACTGGCCTGACCCCAGCCAATGGCAGGGCAAAAATGCCGCTGGTGAACACGCTTCCTGGTCTGATAAACAGTTATCAGACAAGTCTGGTGAAGATCAACAGTGGCCGAACCAACAATGGTCTGATGACAAATCGACAGAGGAGCAACCGTGGCCTAAGAAAGGCGATTGGTCGAATGATTCCTCAGATAAATCCAAGTAA
- a CDS encoding ABC transporter permease encodes MLADTWHLFNKYMVITRRMPLWSLFSLIQPLLWLFIFGSLFASFAKLPDFPGGTYITYFVPGVLIMTVLFGSSWSGVSLLREISAGTVDKMLVSPVSRSAIVLSRVLHSAVQVVVQAFIVLIAAWALGADTSANLINITLAMLVILLLGVAFASISNGLAIMLQREEPLVIMGNMMTLPLMFFSSAMVPENFMPTWIKYVAKINPVEYGTSAVRAILSPETDYAAFGQGLLVMSIFTFLTLMWAISAFKSLRD; translated from the coding sequence ATGCTTGCAGATACCTGGCACCTGTTTAACAAATATATGGTCATCACCCGACGTATGCCGTTGTGGTCATTGTTCTCTTTGATACAGCCTTTGTTGTGGCTGTTTATTTTTGGCTCTTTGTTCGCCAGTTTTGCGAAATTGCCAGACTTCCCCGGCGGAACCTATATCACATACTTTGTCCCAGGTGTTTTGATCATGACGGTTTTGTTCGGATCGTCCTGGTCTGGCGTGAGCCTGCTACGCGAAATCAGTGCGGGTACGGTTGATAAAATGCTCGTCTCGCCGGTATCGCGAAGCGCCATAGTTTTAAGCCGTGTACTACACTCGGCAGTGCAAGTGGTGGTTCAGGCGTTTATCGTATTAATTGCTGCTTGGGCATTGGGCGCAGATACCAGTGCTAATTTGATTAACATCACCTTGGCGATGTTGGTGATATTGCTGTTGGGTGTTGCGTTTGCAAGTATATCCAATGGATTGGCCATCATGCTGCAAAGGGAAGAACCTCTGGTCATCATGGGTAATATGATGACGCTACCATTGATGTTTTTCTCTAGCGCAATGGTACCCGAGAACTTCATGCCGACCTGGATTAAATATGTCGCCAAAATAAATCCGGTGGAATACGGTACTAGCGCAGTACGCGCAATACTATCACCGGAGACAGACTATGCAGCCTTTGGACAAGGCTTGTTGGTGATGAGCATATTCACCTTTTTAACACTTATGTGGGCGATATCCGCGTTCAAATCCCTGCGAGACTAA
- a CDS encoding MMPL family transporter codes for MLKNFYLTGVKFPRATIATILVFTAFFGSQLDKLRWETDARVYLPKGHEAIIYDEKVDDAFGVRDTVIIGIENPDTVFNIETLTRIKRLSEKLAALPGVQATRSSDVASIATATRFTGDEKTIGSIPLMERLPQTQAEIDALKKLVFDNADLFVGNIVSADGKAAMVRAKLKEGMVNRWMTYWQVKGILGAETGEDSGGWSGNWGDGSGDWKKWQKEKKGDDGQWSEDQVKWWKQQQGETTETKAVEEKPVVEKSSETQWSEEQLKWWNSTKAKEEEEEEWAASEFSNSTAKNIKKAGPLSSDTSATQTPENVSAPKDIKDTFYLAGRPVIEVSSGTYALEDMQIMIPMVVAVMALVLLVMFRSGRGMLLPIVVMGFAIVWTMGLQTLFDVPLYTISTMLPVILVAVGIGDSVHLLSAYFDAVLKDPHRDSRLIVSEAVSRLGAPLIMTSLTTAIGFAALFFADMPPFRIFGVFAMIGIILSWLISIMFIPAVLTLMKPRVANFYARRRAQRVYEEQSRLSWLLIRIGEQVNERKSVLGAVLAVLVLVAGFGSSMLFVNSSWLSDFREDSDVYVATQKLNEKFSGTVFLNVVIESQQKDAFKDPELLRRIEGLQTFVAELPYVGDSLSVVNYLKNMNKSLHEDNPAYNKLPESRDLIAEYLFLFSVSGRPDQLDQVVDFDYKQGLVTIAIQTDYTKHLKHIIDEVKTYVAREFEGAGVSINYAGSANNSYIWADLLIGSQTSAIVFSKLVIFVVAALAFLSLIAGLYVVIPVTLSTLIVAGFAGLFSIPMDVSTALAAGIAIGVGVDYAVHYVYRYISERQQGLNHIDATAATLRTTGRTIVFNATVVSAGFAVLFLSQFPPHVKLGYFVTAYMLVSCLVALVVLPALFSYYRPGDKRGA; via the coding sequence ATGCTAAAGAATTTCTATCTTACAGGTGTCAAATTTCCACGAGCTACGATAGCTACTATTCTCGTGTTTACTGCTTTCTTTGGAAGCCAGCTAGATAAGTTGCGTTGGGAGACTGATGCTCGAGTCTACTTACCCAAAGGACATGAAGCGATTATCTATGATGAAAAAGTTGACGATGCGTTTGGTGTACGAGATACCGTCATCATTGGAATTGAAAATCCGGATACCGTATTTAACATAGAAACGCTGACACGCATTAAACGGCTATCGGAAAAACTGGCTGCTCTTCCTGGCGTTCAGGCAACGCGTTCAAGTGATGTGGCTTCGATTGCAACGGCTACACGATTTACTGGCGATGAAAAAACGATTGGTTCGATTCCTTTAATGGAACGTTTGCCGCAGACTCAAGCGGAAATTGATGCACTGAAAAAACTTGTTTTCGACAATGCAGACTTGTTTGTCGGTAACATTGTTTCTGCCGATGGTAAGGCGGCTATGGTGCGCGCCAAGCTAAAAGAGGGCATGGTCAATCGCTGGATGACGTATTGGCAGGTGAAAGGCATTCTTGGTGCAGAAACCGGGGAAGATAGCGGTGGATGGAGTGGTAACTGGGGTGATGGCAGCGGGGATTGGAAGAAATGGCAAAAGGAAAAGAAAGGAGACGATGGTCAGTGGAGTGAAGACCAGGTCAAGTGGTGGAAGCAGCAACAAGGTGAAACAACTGAGACCAAGGCCGTCGAGGAAAAGCCAGTTGTTGAAAAATCGAGTGAAACACAGTGGTCTGAAGAGCAACTAAAGTGGTGGAATTCAACTAAAGCCAAAGAAGAAGAGGAAGAAGAATGGGCTGCCAGCGAATTTTCCAACTCAACAGCGAAGAATATTAAAAAAGCAGGGCCTCTGTCGTCTGATACGTCTGCTACGCAAACACCAGAAAATGTCTCTGCCCCGAAAGACATCAAAGACACGTTTTATCTCGCAGGCCGACCCGTTATCGAAGTCTCTTCCGGCACCTACGCACTGGAAGACATGCAAATCATGATACCCATGGTTGTGGCCGTGATGGCTTTGGTGTTGCTGGTTATGTTTCGTTCCGGTCGAGGAATGTTGCTACCCATTGTGGTAATGGGTTTTGCGATCGTCTGGACTATGGGGTTACAGACGTTATTTGATGTTCCTTTGTATACGATTTCCACTATGTTGCCAGTCATACTCGTAGCCGTCGGCATTGGCGATTCAGTACACTTACTTAGTGCCTATTTTGATGCAGTCTTGAAGGATCCTCACCGTGACAGCCGGCTCATTGTAAGCGAGGCAGTTAGCCGCCTGGGCGCGCCGCTAATCATGACGTCACTCACAACGGCCATAGGTTTCGCGGCCCTTTTCTTTGCTGATATGCCGCCTTTTAGAATTTTCGGTGTATTTGCGATGATAGGGATCATACTGAGCTGGTTAATTTCGATTATGTTTATACCCGCGGTATTGACTCTCATGAAACCACGTGTAGCGAATTTCTATGCAAGACGACGCGCGCAACGTGTTTATGAAGAACAGAGTCGACTCTCATGGTTGTTGATACGCATCGGTGAACAGGTCAATGAGCGTAAGTCGGTTCTGGGCGCCGTGCTCGCAGTTTTGGTATTGGTCGCAGGTTTTGGCTCATCAATGCTATTTGTCAATTCCAGCTGGTTGAGTGATTTTCGTGAAGACAGCGACGTCTATGTTGCAACTCAGAAGTTGAATGAAAAATTCTCCGGCACCGTGTTTCTTAATGTGGTTATCGAATCGCAACAGAAAGATGCTTTTAAAGATCCTGAATTGCTACGCAGGATTGAAGGTTTGCAAACCTTTGTGGCGGAATTGCCCTATGTGGGTGATTCCTTGTCGGTGGTGAATTATCTTAAGAACATGAACAAGTCGCTGCACGAAGATAATCCGGCTTACAACAAGTTGCCGGAGTCACGCGATCTGATCGCTGAATACCTGTTTCTGTTTTCTGTTTCAGGGCGTCCGGATCAATTGGACCAGGTGGTGGACTTCGATTACAAGCAAGGTCTGGTAACGATAGCGATACAGACTGATTATACAAAGCATCTGAAACATATTATCGATGAAGTAAAGACCTATGTTGCAAGAGAGTTCGAAGGTGCCGGAGTCAGTATTAATTATGCTGGTTCTGCAAACAATTCCTATATCTGGGCAGATTTGCTAATCGGAAGTCAGACTTCGGCGATTGTATTCTCCAAGTTGGTGATTTTTGTGGTGGCGGCGCTAGCCTTTCTTTCCTTGATTGCGGGGTTGTACGTTGTTATCCCAGTGACCCTGTCTACGCTGATTGTCGCTGGTTTTGCGGGTCTTTTTTCGATTCCGATGGATGTCTCAACGGCCTTGGCAGCGGGTATTGCTATCGGTGTGGGTGTCGACTATGCGGTGCATTATGTTTATCGATACATTAGCGAACGACAACAAGGCCTGAATCATATCGACGCTACAGCAGCGACCTTGCGTACCACAGGCAGAACAATTGTATTTAATGCCACAGTAGTTAGCGCCGGTTTTGCCGTCTTATTTCTGTCGCAGTTTCCTCCACATGTGAAACTGGGCTATTTCGTTACGGCATATATGTTGGTGAGTTGTTTAGTAGCGTTAGTTGTGCTACCCGCATTGTTTTCTTATTACAGACCTGGGGATAAACGGGGGGCGTAA
- a CDS encoding carbohydrate porin, whose protein sequence is MKKQISKKRFVLSGLALSLAISLSANAESIWSQDNLTGSWGGARTNLENKGYGFEFAYVTDVMSNLSGGAAKGTERLDNVDLVFNLDAGKAFGMNGVSASFYFIGNTGGSPTDHVGDMQGVSNIDADNTFKLYEAWIETNFLDDALSFRLGLYDLNSEFDVMETAGLFLNSSHGIGPDFAQSGENGPSIFPTTSLGFRAVYKLTPTMYAQGVVLDGVAGDPNNPNGTQVKLGANDGLLVSGEMGFATDPEDKGTAYTKFAVGSWYYTQSMATNSLGSAITPQNNSGYYAVAERKLFSESGSGEQGLSGFARFGMANDSLNAIDYYYSVGFVYSGLIPGRNKDQFGFAVANAHTSQLVYDALSASSFNPSGQETNIEVTYRLELTPWMVVQPDLQYVVTPSARQSIANALVVGSRFELVF, encoded by the coding sequence ATGAAAAAGCAAATATCGAAAAAGCGTTTCGTACTTTCAGGCCTGGCGCTTTCACTTGCCATAAGCCTTAGTGCCAACGCCGAATCAATTTGGAGCCAAGACAACCTTACTGGCAGTTGGGGAGGAGCGCGCACCAATCTGGAAAACAAGGGATATGGATTCGAATTCGCCTACGTCACCGACGTTATGTCTAACCTCAGTGGCGGTGCTGCAAAGGGAACTGAGCGACTAGATAATGTTGATCTTGTTTTCAATCTGGATGCCGGCAAAGCATTTGGCATGAACGGCGTAAGCGCTTCGTTCTACTTTATAGGCAACACCGGTGGCAGCCCAACTGATCATGTCGGTGATATGCAAGGCGTAAGCAATATTGACGCAGACAACACATTTAAATTGTACGAAGCGTGGATAGAAACAAATTTTCTGGACGATGCTTTGAGCTTTCGTCTAGGCCTTTACGATCTTAATTCTGAATTTGACGTCATGGAAACTGCGGGGCTGTTTCTCAACTCCTCGCATGGCATAGGCCCGGACTTCGCTCAGTCTGGAGAAAACGGCCCGTCTATCTTTCCAACAACTTCACTTGGTTTCCGTGCGGTGTATAAGCTCACGCCAACAATGTATGCTCAAGGCGTGGTACTCGATGGTGTCGCCGGTGACCCAAATAATCCCAATGGCACTCAGGTAAAACTCGGTGCAAATGACGGACTGCTGGTCTCAGGGGAAATGGGTTTTGCCACCGATCCTGAAGACAAGGGAACTGCATACACTAAGTTTGCAGTCGGAAGCTGGTACTACACGCAAAGTATGGCAACGAACTCTCTTGGTTCAGCGATTACGCCTCAAAACAATAGCGGCTACTATGCTGTTGCCGAACGAAAACTGTTTTCCGAATCCGGAAGCGGCGAACAAGGTCTCTCTGGATTTGCACGCTTCGGCATGGCTAACGACTCATTAAATGCTATCGACTACTACTATAGCGTTGGTTTTGTTTACTCTGGACTGATTCCCGGCCGTAACAAGGATCAGTTTGGTTTTGCTGTAGCAAATGCACATACGAGTCAACTCGTATATGACGCATTGTCTGCCTCCAGCTTCAACCCTTCAGGTCAGGAAACCAATATCGAAGTCACTTACCGTTTGGAACTTACGCCGTGGATGGTCGTTCAGCCCGACCTGCAGTACGTCGTCACGCCTAGCGCACGTCAGTCAATTGCCAACGCTCTCGTCGTAGGCTCTCGATTTGAATTGGTATTTTAA
- a CDS encoding tetratricopeptide repeat protein gives MPYTVNNAIQRMVTAVRLLVMMSVLVSLPVFAEDDETVKRLLEEGAAAMNLKDFDSALQIYNKILVLNPNHPETYFRLGQLSIFKKDAEGAQKNLLRATQLDPLSSHYSLNLGAFLERIGKRNEALEEYQRLVDTGSRDSGVKEAEKRLSLATGQALAKKGEMSAALLVFNGLQLDYPEDPIILANIGATYVFLNRIEEAETTFKKLVSIEPRHIIGHMNLGNIYERSNRPDDAMRHFKIIIDINADPNITLEAKIRYGIINGREYLRRQDWSNAVKIFQEVVNLDPKRTEAFFNIALANLNLGNVLQAEKGFNAVLKVTPDDFSARLNLGNLYLDIKRFSEAKEQFQYIIDRDKGRYAQEASVRMNFIHTSVADEALQAGKVEESLREYKKALDYYSGNVRASFNRGLIYIKQSKYEEARIEFESVIRHDPQNLRGRANLANVYEQLGDLSKAAEQYEIIIQIDKDSEEGKIASSKWRITKARGLWAEKKLSAAQKVFAEIVADQPNNIEALFYLGTIQQSKGLLEESAGAFHRILQARPGNQRVRLLLAKLYEQLGLDQLAASEYQQIIFNGAEAEVVNEATVRLSLVEGRLSGFSNNYSYVFLADSNANMNDASSFPEVRSDMSLNVLYSQSLLDDLSYKLIWQPSFSQLHIAQVSYLNNNYLVNIVKGTPRANFTIQYGQQNQASLETEGDLSNSWNLQFTDVRTLFLPAAFKLAPEGYEGENISTGLSISGSLRNIQTYAESKYFAYSGNVGFNLNQALAKGFGASVGYQLIVNWIPPDRHNKVIQENVSVRRDPLTGLDVPVVGAGQLVTFDSKDYVYNGHSVSVGLNRMLSPGVNGMLMANAQYIGYLNPDSASKEGKRRNNLNLTLNATINYNFFKDMSFYISAMFQKNLSSLPTGLQTTSEAVATFQSTSLGDVTRLNLSGGFNMNF, from the coding sequence ATGCCTTACACGGTTAACAACGCTATACAGAGGATGGTCACGGCAGTTCGTCTCTTAGTGATGATGAGTGTGCTCGTGTCTCTTCCTGTGTTTGCAGAAGATGACGAGACTGTTAAGCGCCTCTTGGAGGAAGGTGCGGCGGCAATGAACCTCAAAGATTTTGATAGCGCTTTGCAAATCTATAATAAAATTTTGGTGTTGAATCCGAATCACCCCGAGACCTATTTTCGTCTTGGGCAATTGTCTATCTTTAAGAAAGATGCTGAAGGGGCACAAAAAAATCTGTTACGAGCTACCCAGCTAGATCCCTTGAGTTCTCATTACAGTCTAAATCTTGGGGCCTTTCTGGAGCGCATAGGCAAGCGGAACGAGGCCTTAGAAGAATACCAACGCTTGGTTGATACCGGTAGTCGCGATAGTGGCGTGAAGGAGGCTGAAAAGCGATTGTCATTGGCGACGGGTCAGGCACTTGCAAAAAAGGGGGAGATGAGCGCGGCTTTGCTGGTTTTCAACGGTTTGCAATTGGACTATCCAGAAGATCCCATAATACTTGCGAACATTGGCGCAACCTATGTATTTCTCAATCGCATTGAAGAAGCGGAAACAACGTTTAAGAAACTCGTCTCTATCGAGCCTCGTCATATTATTGGTCATATGAATCTGGGTAATATTTATGAACGCTCTAATCGACCCGATGATGCAATGCGGCATTTTAAGATCATAATCGATATTAACGCCGATCCTAATATCACTTTAGAAGCCAAAATCCGATACGGAATTATCAATGGACGAGAGTATCTGCGCCGGCAGGACTGGTCCAATGCGGTCAAAATTTTTCAGGAAGTAGTCAATCTCGACCCAAAAAGAACGGAGGCGTTTTTCAACATAGCATTAGCAAATCTGAATCTTGGGAACGTGTTGCAAGCTGAAAAAGGATTTAATGCAGTTTTGAAGGTCACGCCGGATGACTTTTCTGCTCGCCTTAACTTGGGTAACCTCTATCTCGATATCAAACGCTTCAGTGAAGCAAAAGAACAGTTTCAATATATTATTGATAGAGATAAAGGTCGATACGCCCAAGAAGCCAGCGTGCGTATGAACTTTATTCACACATCCGTAGCGGATGAAGCATTGCAAGCTGGGAAAGTGGAAGAGAGTTTGCGTGAGTATAAAAAAGCCTTGGACTATTATTCCGGTAATGTGCGCGCCAGCTTTAATCGTGGGTTGATTTATATTAAGCAGAGTAAATACGAGGAGGCTAGGATCGAGTTTGAATCTGTAATCAGGCACGATCCACAAAATCTTCGCGGTCGCGCGAATCTTGCTAATGTATATGAACAACTCGGTGATTTAAGCAAGGCAGCTGAACAATATGAAATCATTATTCAAATCGATAAGGATAGTGAAGAAGGAAAGATCGCATCCAGTAAATGGCGTATCACAAAGGCAAGAGGATTGTGGGCAGAGAAAAAGCTTTCTGCTGCGCAAAAGGTTTTTGCAGAGATAGTGGCTGATCAGCCTAATAATATAGAAGCACTCTTCTATCTTGGCACTATACAGCAGAGCAAGGGCCTTCTTGAGGAGTCTGCAGGAGCATTTCATCGAATATTGCAGGCACGCCCAGGAAATCAGCGCGTTCGGTTATTGTTGGCTAAGTTGTATGAACAATTGGGTTTGGATCAGTTGGCCGCCTCAGAATATCAGCAAATTATATTCAACGGTGCTGAAGCTGAGGTGGTAAATGAGGCGACGGTTCGCTTGAGTCTGGTGGAAGGTCGATTAAGCGGCTTTTCAAATAACTATAGTTATGTCTTTCTGGCGGATAGTAATGCAAATATGAACGATGCATCGTCGTTTCCCGAAGTGCGATCCGATATGTCACTGAACGTCCTGTATTCACAATCGTTATTGGATGACTTAAGTTATAAACTCATATGGCAGCCTAGTTTTTCACAGCTTCATATAGCCCAGGTCAGCTATTTGAATAATAACTATTTAGTCAATATCGTTAAAGGAACTCCTCGCGCAAACTTCACCATACAGTATGGTCAACAGAATCAGGCATCATTAGAAACTGAGGGTGATTTAAGTAATAGCTGGAATCTACAATTCACCGATGTCCGTACGTTGTTTTTACCGGCAGCATTTAAGCTGGCACCAGAGGGATACGAAGGGGAAAATATCTCAACGGGACTGAGTATTAGCGGAAGTTTACGAAATATACAGACATATGCGGAGAGCAAGTATTTCGCCTACTCCGGTAATGTCGGTTTCAACTTGAATCAAGCCTTGGCAAAAGGCTTTGGTGCAAGTGTTGGTTATCAGCTGATTGTGAACTGGATACCGCCGGACAGGCATAACAAAGTCATTCAAGAGAATGTTTCAGTTAGGCGTGATCCATTGACAGGTTTAGATGTGCCGGTTGTTGGTGCTGGACAGCTGGTTACCTTTGATTCTAAGGACTATGTTTATAACGGGCATAGCGTATCTGTTGGTTTGAATCGCATGCTTTCTCCTGGTGTAAACGGAATGCTAATGGCGAATGCCCAATATATCGGCTATTTAAATCCCGATTCTGCTTCAAAAGAAGGGAAGCGACGAAATAATCTGAATCTCACCTTGAATGCGACGATCAATTATAATTTCTTTAAGGACATGAGTTTTTATATTTCAGCGATGTTCCAGAAAAATCTGTCTTCATTGCCTACCGGTTTGCAAACAACTAGCGAAGCCGTGGCGACGTTTCAAAGTACTTCTTTGGGGGATGTTACAAGGCTTAATCTAAGCGGCGGATTCAATATGAACTTCTAG